The Glandiceps talaboti chromosome 9, keGlaTala1.1, whole genome shotgun sequence genome window below encodes:
- the LOC144440051 gene encoding RNA-binding protein 42-like isoform X1: MASLADEKRKEMEAEMSRFEQEILGPSVPVVPVISSGIPIPATSIPQVVVPASLTTTVTQPVVLQTRPAFIPHQIQIRHPTNPPPPPPVMMSQMPMPPMPPMGPPMMPGPPMGHMMPPSMGPPGPPGGPMPGAPMAMPMATFHPPQLRQPAVLSKPPTMYSAPPIKFNQKSEIQTSASGIGSQRLQPEYTTHMTGSMTNMAATTQDNTQTTMSSMQGVYASAQSQGAEQAKEDKSKEGKAEKRKKKYIRTAAGLTWEDDSLNDWDNNDFRIFCGDLGNEVTDELLTRVFSKFPSFTRAKVVRDKRTNKTKGFGFVSFKDPNDFIAAMREMNGRYVGNRPIKLRKSTWSDRNIDVVRKKHKEKERLGLR, translated from the exons ATGGCTTCGTTGGCGGATGAAAAGCGTAAGGAGATGGAGGCTGAGATGAGCAG GTTTGAGCAGGAGATTCTTGGTCCATCAGTACCAGTAGTTCCTGTTATTTCAAGTGGTATTCCGATACCTGCTACATCTATTCCTCAAGTAGTAGTACCAGCTAGTCTTACAACAACAG TAACTCAACCTGTAGTTCTACAGACCAGACCAGCCTTTATACCACACCAAATTCAAATTCGACACCCAACAaatccaccccctcccccaccagtGATGATGTCACAAATGCCAATGCCACCCATGCCACCAATGGGACCCCCAATGATGCCTGGACCCCCTATGGGCCACATGATGCCTCCTTCGATGGGACCACCTGGCCCTCCTGGTGGTCCAATGCCTGGAGCACCCATGGCAATGCCTATGGCTACATTTCATCCACCACAACTACGACAACCTGCTGTTTTGTCCAAACCTCCGACCATGTACTCTGCTCCACCTATCAAATTCAACCAG AAATCAGAGATACAGACAAGCGCAAGTGGAATCGGAAGTCAGAGGTTACAGCCAGAGTACACAACCCACATGACGGGTAGTATGACAAACATGGCTGCAACAACCCAGGACAATACACAGACCACGATGTCATCAATGCAAGGAGTGTATGCATCGGCTCAAAGTCAGGGTGCAGAACAAGCTAAAGAAGATAAATCCAAAGAGGGTAAAGcagaaaaaaggaaaaagaaatacATCAGGACAGCTGCCGGATTAACATGGGAAGATGACAGTCTAAATGATTGGGATAATA ATGATTTTCGTATATTCTGTGGTGATCTTGGCAATGAAGTCACAGATGAACTTCTCACACGGGTTTTTAGTAAATTTCCTTCTTTTACAAGAGCAAAG GTGGTGAGAGACAAAAGGACTAATAAAACTAAAGGGTTTGGCTTTGTCAGTTTTAAGGATCCAAATGATTTTATAGCAGCTATGAGAGAAATGAATG GTAGATATGTTGGAAACAGACCAATCAAACTCAGAAAAAGCACTTGGTCTGACAGAAATATTGACGTTGTGCGGAAGAaacacaaagaaaaagaaaggcTTGGACTCAGATGA
- the LOC144440051 gene encoding RNA-binding protein 42-like isoform X2 — MASLADEKRKEMEAEMSRFEQEILGPSVPVVPVISSGIPIPATSIPQVVVPASLTTTVTQPVVLQTRPAFIPHQIQIRHPTNPPPPPPVMMSQMPMPPMPPMGPPMMPGPPMGHMMPPSMGPPGPPGGPMPGAPMAMPMATFHPPQLRQPAVLSKPPTMYSAPPIKFNQKSEIQTSASGIGSQRLQPEYTTHMTGSMTNMAATTQDNTQTTMSSMQGVYASAQSQGAEQAKEDKSKEGKAEKRKKKYIRTAAGLTWEDDSLNDWDNNDFRIFCGDLGNEVTDELLTRVFSKFPSFTRAKVVRDKRTNKTKGFGFVSFKDPNDFIAAMREMNGKYVGNRPIKLRKSTWSDRNIDVVRKKHKEKERLGLR, encoded by the exons ATGGCTTCGTTGGCGGATGAAAAGCGTAAGGAGATGGAGGCTGAGATGAGCAG GTTTGAGCAGGAGATTCTTGGTCCATCAGTACCAGTAGTTCCTGTTATTTCAAGTGGTATTCCGATACCTGCTACATCTATTCCTCAAGTAGTAGTACCAGCTAGTCTTACAACAACAG TAACTCAACCTGTAGTTCTACAGACCAGACCAGCCTTTATACCACACCAAATTCAAATTCGACACCCAACAaatccaccccctcccccaccagtGATGATGTCACAAATGCCAATGCCACCCATGCCACCAATGGGACCCCCAATGATGCCTGGACCCCCTATGGGCCACATGATGCCTCCTTCGATGGGACCACCTGGCCCTCCTGGTGGTCCAATGCCTGGAGCACCCATGGCAATGCCTATGGCTACATTTCATCCACCACAACTACGACAACCTGCTGTTTTGTCCAAACCTCCGACCATGTACTCTGCTCCACCTATCAAATTCAACCAG AAATCAGAGATACAGACAAGCGCAAGTGGAATCGGAAGTCAGAGGTTACAGCCAGAGTACACAACCCACATGACGGGTAGTATGACAAACATGGCTGCAACAACCCAGGACAATACACAGACCACGATGTCATCAATGCAAGGAGTGTATGCATCGGCTCAAAGTCAGGGTGCAGAACAAGCTAAAGAAGATAAATCCAAAGAGGGTAAAGcagaaaaaaggaaaaagaaatacATCAGGACAGCTGCCGGATTAACATGGGAAGATGACAGTCTAAATGATTGGGATAATA ATGATTTTCGTATATTCTGTGGTGATCTTGGCAATGAAGTCACAGATGAACTTCTCACACGGGTTTTTAGTAAATTTCCTTCTTTTACAAGAGCAAAG GTGGTGAGAGACAAAAGGACTAATAAAACTAAAGGGTTTGGCTTTGTCAGTTTTAAGGATCCAAATGATTTTATAGCAGCTATGAGAGAAATGAATGGTAA ATATGTTGGAAACAGACCAATCAAACTCAGAAAAAGCACTTGGTCTGACAGAAATATTGACGTTGTGCGGAAGAaacacaaagaaaaagaaaggcTTGGACTCAGATGA
- the LOC144439681 gene encoding activating signal cointegrator 1 complex subunit 2-like isoform X1, whose product MAGHIPINDVQPLDQQYIAIDGLKGGRLERVEALHPKWTEKIDFINYRPPPDDMNDTASVEEWIDILTHIHEDLHWLLQQSHQKFWCQVLFDESLHQCLDSYLRYAPRSFDHRIRLFGNALEKSKSVHRLVFMTFLRMATHKESQDHFISPSAFGDIIYENFIFDIPKLMDLCVLFGGNSALLTKMLTNIFTQQPKYEDDLNDIMPTLLQVFDDVKGKCGLLDGSGGTPKLISTPKQTVRSLSTEDFRDIIFYISDIGLTFLAFLEIYPPACIILHQHSLVSRISTFYEMVIPEIETSLKHRKGDHPSLYILLKSRLAQSKKALVKICQTILFTCFLQPMLDNSGQDEVIAVCIEDYLQVISSVLSEKRFLCLYNEMHSVQEDIEMITQLTKNIDETRTQFILDAVQTAASMYGKKKYVKKQPNIHQMQTQTEKKPVEPTVIPEDFECEPSNYPDYGEGACAASVSGIQLESYISAVKDLLPELGDGFIIACLEEYNYDAEKVINNLLEDKLPSSLQELDRSMTRESLKKKSDKENKSMLSERQNIYDNDEFDVFRRDQIDTSKIHQGKKSKNYKSAVDDRSEIQAMKSRYDKYDVIEDDAMYDDEYDDTYDDNDVGANDEDSADELTARRPFTIPRILAGVGGTGSSDDNDDSPDDRQPYRPPRDQFVPNPAELRERQQDRQHRSKYKGRDDKQVLKGQPKGKGQSGDTERKRRDKEKNKSARANHNRKTMADKKRSKAMGGMF is encoded by the exons ATGGCTGGTCATATACCAATAAATGATGTACAACCATTGGATCAACAATACATCGCTATAGATGGACTTAAAGGAGGAAGACTGGAAAGGGTAGAGGCACTG CATCCAAAATGGACAGAGAAGATTGACTTTATCAATTACCGTCCACCACCAGATGACATGAATGATACTGCATCAGTGGAGGAATGGATAGACATactaacacacatacatgaggATCTTCATTGGCTGTTGCAGCAATCTCATCAAAAGTTCTGGTGCCAG GTCTTGTTTGATGAGAGTTTACATCAATGTTTGGATTCCTATCTACGTTATGCGCCAAGATCTTTTGATCATAGAATTAGATTATTTGGAAATGCGCTGGAGAAATCCAAATCTGTTCACAGATTAGTTTTTATGACTTTCCTTAGGATGGCCACTCATAAAGAATCACAG GATCATTTCATCAGTCCTAGTGCGTTTGGagatataatttatgaaaatttcatatttgatattcCCAAACTGATGGATCTATGTGTGCTATTTGGTGGCAACAGTGCTCTGCTTACCAAGATgttaacaaatatatttacacaaCAACCCAAATACGAAGACGACTTAAATGATATCATGCCAACACTACTCCAG GTATTTGATGACGTAAAAGGTAAATGTGGTCTGTTAGATGGAAGTGGTGGCACACCAAAGCTTATATCAACTCCAAAACA GACTGTTAGAAGTCTGAGCACAGAAGATTTCAGagatattatattttatatatcagATATTGGATTAACCTTCTTAGCGTTTCTTGAAATCTATCCTCCAGCATGTATTATACTACATCAACATTCATTGGTTTCCAG AATATCAACTTTTTATGAAATGGTGATACCAGAGATAGAAACATCATTGAAACATAGAAAAGGTGACCATCCAAG TTTGTACATCTTGTTGAAGTCCAGACTTGCCCAGTCCAAGAAAGCATTGGTCAAGATTTGCCAGACTATCTTATTTACTTGTTTCCTGCAACCTATGTTGGACAATAG TGGGCAGGATGAAGTAATAGCAGTGTGTATTGAAGACTATCTACAAGTGATAAGTTCTGTGCTGTCTGAGAAACGTTTTCTGTGTCTGTACAATGAGATGCATagtgtacaagaagacattgaGATGATCACACAGCTTACTAAGAATAT AGATGAGACACGCACTCAGTTCATTCTAGATGCTGTCCAGACTGCTGCCTCCATGTACGGTAAGAAGAAATATGTTAAGAAGCAACCTAATATTCACCAgatgcagacacagacagaaaaGAAACCTGTGGAACCTACAGTAATTCCTGAAGATTTTGAATGTGAACCTAGTAATTATCCAGACTAT gGTGAAGGTGCCTGTGCAGCATCAGTATCTGGTATACAGTTAGAATCCTATATATCAGCAGTGAAAGATCTCTTACCAGAGTTAGGTGATGGATTCATTATA GCTTGTTTGGAAGAATACAACTATGATGCTGAGAAAGTTATCAATAATTTACTTGAAGATAAACTACCTTCATCTTTACAAGAGTTAGACAGGAGTATGACAAG GGAATCTTTGAAGAAAAAGAGtgataaagaaaacaaaagtatGTTATCTGAGAGACAGAATATCTATGATAATGATGAATTTGATGTCTTTAGAAGGGATCAAATAGATACAAGCAAAATTCATCAAGGGAAAAA GAGTAAAAATTACAAGTCAGCAGTTGATGATCGAAGTGAAATCCAAGCCATGAAATCTCGGTACGATAAATATGATGTGATAGAAGATGATGCCATGTATGATGACGAGTATGATGACACTTATGATGATAACGATGTTGGTGCCAATGATGAAGACTCAGCTGATGAACTAACTGCTAGAAG ACCATTTACAATTCCTAGAATTCTTGCTGGTGTAGGAGGAACTGGATCGTCTGATGACAACGAT GATTCCCCTGATGACCGGCAACCATACAGACCACCAAGAGATCAGTTTGTACCCAACCCAGCTGAGCTAAGAGAACGACAACAAGATAGACAACACAGGTCTAAGTACAAAGGTCGTGATGACAAACAAGTACTGAAAGGTCAACCAAAGGGCAAAGGTCAAAGTGGTGACACAGAAAGAAAGCGGAGGGATAAAGAGAAGAATAAATCTGCCAGAGCTAACCATAACAGGAAAACAATGGCAGACAAAAAACGAAGTAAAGCAATGGGAGGAATGTTTTAA
- the LOC144439681 gene encoding activating signal cointegrator 1 complex subunit 2-like isoform X2, which yields MNDTASVEEWIDILTHIHEDLHWLLQQSHQKFWCQVLFDESLHQCLDSYLRYAPRSFDHRIRLFGNALEKSKSVHRLVFMTFLRMATHKESQDHFISPSAFGDIIYENFIFDIPKLMDLCVLFGGNSALLTKMLTNIFTQQPKYEDDLNDIMPTLLQVFDDVKGKCGLLDGSGGTPKLISTPKQTVRSLSTEDFRDIIFYISDIGLTFLAFLEIYPPACIILHQHSLVSRISTFYEMVIPEIETSLKHRKGDHPSLYILLKSRLAQSKKALVKICQTILFTCFLQPMLDNSGQDEVIAVCIEDYLQVISSVLSEKRFLCLYNEMHSVQEDIEMITQLTKNIDETRTQFILDAVQTAASMYGKKKYVKKQPNIHQMQTQTEKKPVEPTVIPEDFECEPSNYPDYGEGACAASVSGIQLESYISAVKDLLPELGDGFIIACLEEYNYDAEKVINNLLEDKLPSSLQELDRSMTRESLKKKSDKENKSMLSERQNIYDNDEFDVFRRDQIDTSKIHQGKKSKNYKSAVDDRSEIQAMKSRYDKYDVIEDDAMYDDEYDDTYDDNDVGANDEDSADELTARRPFTIPRILAGVGGTGSSDDNDDSPDDRQPYRPPRDQFVPNPAELRERQQDRQHRSKYKGRDDKQVLKGQPKGKGQSGDTERKRRDKEKNKSARANHNRKTMADKKRSKAMGGMF from the exons ATGAATGATACTGCATCAGTGGAGGAATGGATAGACATactaacacacatacatgaggATCTTCATTGGCTGTTGCAGCAATCTCATCAAAAGTTCTGGTGCCAG GTCTTGTTTGATGAGAGTTTACATCAATGTTTGGATTCCTATCTACGTTATGCGCCAAGATCTTTTGATCATAGAATTAGATTATTTGGAAATGCGCTGGAGAAATCCAAATCTGTTCACAGATTAGTTTTTATGACTTTCCTTAGGATGGCCACTCATAAAGAATCACAG GATCATTTCATCAGTCCTAGTGCGTTTGGagatataatttatgaaaatttcatatttgatattcCCAAACTGATGGATCTATGTGTGCTATTTGGTGGCAACAGTGCTCTGCTTACCAAGATgttaacaaatatatttacacaaCAACCCAAATACGAAGACGACTTAAATGATATCATGCCAACACTACTCCAG GTATTTGATGACGTAAAAGGTAAATGTGGTCTGTTAGATGGAAGTGGTGGCACACCAAAGCTTATATCAACTCCAAAACA GACTGTTAGAAGTCTGAGCACAGAAGATTTCAGagatattatattttatatatcagATATTGGATTAACCTTCTTAGCGTTTCTTGAAATCTATCCTCCAGCATGTATTATACTACATCAACATTCATTGGTTTCCAG AATATCAACTTTTTATGAAATGGTGATACCAGAGATAGAAACATCATTGAAACATAGAAAAGGTGACCATCCAAG TTTGTACATCTTGTTGAAGTCCAGACTTGCCCAGTCCAAGAAAGCATTGGTCAAGATTTGCCAGACTATCTTATTTACTTGTTTCCTGCAACCTATGTTGGACAATAG TGGGCAGGATGAAGTAATAGCAGTGTGTATTGAAGACTATCTACAAGTGATAAGTTCTGTGCTGTCTGAGAAACGTTTTCTGTGTCTGTACAATGAGATGCATagtgtacaagaagacattgaGATGATCACACAGCTTACTAAGAATAT AGATGAGACACGCACTCAGTTCATTCTAGATGCTGTCCAGACTGCTGCCTCCATGTACGGTAAGAAGAAATATGTTAAGAAGCAACCTAATATTCACCAgatgcagacacagacagaaaaGAAACCTGTGGAACCTACAGTAATTCCTGAAGATTTTGAATGTGAACCTAGTAATTATCCAGACTAT gGTGAAGGTGCCTGTGCAGCATCAGTATCTGGTATACAGTTAGAATCCTATATATCAGCAGTGAAAGATCTCTTACCAGAGTTAGGTGATGGATTCATTATA GCTTGTTTGGAAGAATACAACTATGATGCTGAGAAAGTTATCAATAATTTACTTGAAGATAAACTACCTTCATCTTTACAAGAGTTAGACAGGAGTATGACAAG GGAATCTTTGAAGAAAAAGAGtgataaagaaaacaaaagtatGTTATCTGAGAGACAGAATATCTATGATAATGATGAATTTGATGTCTTTAGAAGGGATCAAATAGATACAAGCAAAATTCATCAAGGGAAAAA GAGTAAAAATTACAAGTCAGCAGTTGATGATCGAAGTGAAATCCAAGCCATGAAATCTCGGTACGATAAATATGATGTGATAGAAGATGATGCCATGTATGATGACGAGTATGATGACACTTATGATGATAACGATGTTGGTGCCAATGATGAAGACTCAGCTGATGAACTAACTGCTAGAAG ACCATTTACAATTCCTAGAATTCTTGCTGGTGTAGGAGGAACTGGATCGTCTGATGACAACGAT GATTCCCCTGATGACCGGCAACCATACAGACCACCAAGAGATCAGTTTGTACCCAACCCAGCTGAGCTAAGAGAACGACAACAAGATAGACAACACAGGTCTAAGTACAAAGGTCGTGATGACAAACAAGTACTGAAAGGTCAACCAAAGGGCAAAGGTCAAAGTGGTGACACAGAAAGAAAGCGGAGGGATAAAGAGAAGAATAAATCTGCCAGAGCTAACCATAACAGGAAAACAATGGCAGACAAAAAACGAAGTAAAGCAATGGGAGGAATGTTTTAA